A genomic segment from Desulfonatronum lacustre DSM 10312 encodes:
- a CDS encoding cobyric acid synthase has product MDTRTHGGNIWQLARNLGCKPREILDFSASINPFGPPSWLGETIRNAVSDLRHYPDPDCSELLEAASGHYGISANELVADNGTAEILHRLPPLLKGGGPGAGPDAGLGRAVIPGPAYADYAATCAAHGLEVEHLPLEPRDDFALDWDRLHDRLREGSRSPNLIFLGQPNNPTGRTFSPDRLRTLAAEHPECWFIVDEAFADFVPGLDRLLHRRPPNVIVLLSLTKFYALPGLRIGLAAMEPALASRYRKRSPDWSVNTLAQAVGTRCLQDAAFQRDGRERAARERDRFVAALAGLTGLMVSPSEANFLLCRGIGPEFDAGWLAGKLLEQRIAIRVCANFPGLDRSYFRLAVRQPEENDRLLETLGQLLEPANRTNFPGQSQGQSQGQSRTRSRKRTTPALMFQGTCSNAGKSLLTAALCRILRQDGFSPAPFKAQNMALNSGVTPDGGEIGRAQILQAQACALEPDRRMNPILLKPNSETGSQVIVLGEPRGNMTVGAYIRAKEELRGLVHDGYDSLAAEHDVMVLEGAGSPAEINLRHHDLVNMAMARHARAAVYLVGDIDRGGVFAALSGTMDMLEEWERDLVRGLVINKFRGQRSLLDPALDWVARRTARPVLGVVPYLADLGLPEEDSVNFKQGALFRPDRTRGAGGQAQGEVQGLAQGLTQGVAQGEALDVACLDLPHISNFTDLDPLAAEPGVIVRLVRHAGELGAPDLLILPGSKNVMADMAFVRERGLAGAVVRLAERGTTHILGICGGYQMLGSRIEDPHGLESPARASIPGLGLLPLTTRLEPDKTLRRTVAEHRASGLTVAGYEIHHGQSIPEPGRDDPAVALKTADGRVIGLELHDKPVWGSYLHGIFDDAPFRRWLLNTILTAKGESPLTALGVWDTEAALDRLADHVRRHLDIARIYKTLEVR; this is encoded by the coding sequence ATGGACACGCGAACCCACGGCGGAAACATCTGGCAACTGGCCCGGAACTTGGGGTGCAAACCACGGGAGATTCTGGATTTTTCGGCCAGTATCAACCCTTTTGGGCCGCCCTCCTGGCTCGGTGAAACGATCCGGAACGCGGTTTCAGACCTGCGGCACTATCCCGATCCGGACTGCTCCGAGCTGCTGGAGGCCGCTTCCGGGCATTATGGCATTTCCGCAAACGAATTGGTGGCGGACAACGGCACGGCGGAGATTCTGCATCGTTTGCCCCCCCTGCTGAAGGGGGGGGGGCCAGGCGCTGGACCGGACGCGGGGCTGGGGCGGGCCGTTATCCCCGGGCCGGCCTATGCCGATTACGCCGCGACGTGCGCGGCCCACGGGCTGGAAGTGGAGCATCTCCCCCTGGAGCCGCGTGACGATTTCGCGCTGGATTGGGACCGGCTTCACGACAGGCTCCGGGAGGGTTCGCGCTCTCCGAACCTGATCTTTCTCGGACAGCCCAACAACCCCACCGGGCGGACCTTTTCTCCCGACCGTCTGCGGACCCTGGCCGCGGAGCATCCCGAGTGCTGGTTCATCGTGGACGAGGCCTTCGCGGACTTCGTGCCCGGTCTGGATCGGTTGCTTCACCGGCGTCCGCCCAACGTGATTGTCCTGCTGTCCCTGACCAAATTTTACGCCCTGCCCGGACTGCGCATCGGTCTGGCGGCCATGGAACCAGCTCTGGCCTCGCGCTACCGGAAGCGCTCGCCGGACTGGTCCGTGAATACCCTGGCCCAGGCCGTGGGAACGCGGTGCCTTCAGGACGCCGCGTTCCAGCGGGATGGGCGGGAGCGCGCGGCCAGGGAACGGGACCGGTTCGTCGCGGCCCTGGCCGGGTTGACGGGACTGATGGTTTCCCCTTCGGAGGCCAATTTCCTGCTGTGTCGCGGAATCGGCCCGGAATTCGACGCTGGCTGGCTGGCCGGGAAGCTGCTGGAGCAACGGATCGCCATCCGGGTTTGCGCGAACTTTCCGGGTTTGGATCGATCGTATTTCCGGCTGGCCGTGCGCCAACCCGAGGAGAACGATCGCCTCCTGGAAACCTTGGGCCAGCTCCTGGAACCCGCGAACCGGACCAACTTCCCGGGTCAGTCCCAGGGCCAGTCCCAGGGTCAGTCCCGCACGCGATCCCGCAAGCGAACCACTCCGGCCCTGATGTTCCAGGGCACCTGCTCCAATGCCGGAAAAAGCCTGCTCACCGCGGCCCTGTGCCGAATTTTGCGCCAGGACGGGTTTTCTCCGGCTCCGTTCAAGGCCCAGAACATGGCCCTGAACTCCGGGGTCACTCCGGACGGCGGGGAGATCGGTCGGGCTCAGATCCTTCAGGCCCAGGCTTGCGCCCTGGAACCGGACCGACGGATGAACCCGATTCTGCTCAAGCCCAACTCCGAAACCGGTTCCCAGGTCATCGTCCTGGGCGAACCACGGGGCAACATGACCGTGGGGGCCTACATCCGGGCCAAGGAGGAACTGCGGGGCCTGGTCCACGATGGTTATGACAGTCTGGCCGCGGAGCACGACGTGATGGTTCTGGAGGGGGCCGGCAGTCCGGCGGAGATCAACCTCAGGCATCACGACCTGGTGAACATGGCCATGGCCCGCCATGCCCGGGCCGCGGTCTATCTGGTGGGGGACATCGACCGGGGCGGGGTGTTCGCGGCCCTGAGCGGAACCATGGACATGCTGGAGGAGTGGGAGCGGGATTTGGTCCGCGGGCTGGTGATCAACAAGTTTCGCGGTCAACGCTCTTTGCTGGACCCGGCCCTGGACTGGGTCGCTCGACGCACGGCCCGGCCCGTGCTGGGGGTGGTTCCTTATCTGGCGGACCTGGGGCTGCCCGAGGAAGACTCCGTGAACTTCAAGCAGGGGGCGCTGTTTCGCCCGGACCGGACGCGCGGGGCAGGCGGACAGGCCCAGGGTGAGGTCCAGGGTCTGGCCCAGGGTCTGACCCAGGGTGTGGCCCAGGGTGAGGCCCTGGACGTGGCCTGTCTGGACCTGCCGCATATCTCCAATTTCACGGATCTGGACCCCCTGGCCGCTGAACCGGGCGTGATCGTCCGCCTGGTCCGCCATGCCGGGGAACTGGGCGCGCCGGACCTGCTGATCCTGCCCGGAAGCAAGAACGTGATGGCGGATATGGCCTTTGTCCGCGAGCGGGGCCTGGCCGGGGCCGTCGTCAGGCTGGCCGAGAGGGGTACGACGCATATCCTGGGCATTTGCGGCGGATACCAGATGCTCGGCTCGCGGATCGAGGATCCTCACGGCCTGGAGTCCCCGGCCCGGGCGTCCATCCCCGGCCTGGGGCTGCTTCCGCTGACCACCCGCCTGGAACCGGACAAGACGCTGCGCCGGACTGTGGCCGAACATCGCGCCTCGGGACTGACGGTCGCGGGGTATGAGATCCATCATGGGCAGTCCATTCCGGAGCCCGGACGCGACGATCCGGCAGTCGCCCTGAAGACGGCCGATGGGCGGGTCATCGGCCTGGAGCTGCACGACAAGCCAGTCTGGGGCTCATATCTGCACGGCATCTTCGATGATGCGCCGTTTCGACGCTGGCTGTTGAACACGATCCTGACCGCCAAGGGCGAATCGCCCCTGACCGCCCTCGGAGTCTGGGATACGGAGGCGGCCCTGGACCGCCTGGCGGACCATGTTCGTCGGCACCTGGATATTGCGAGGATTTACAAAACCCTGGAGGTGCGTTGA
- the zupT gene encoding zinc transporter ZupT: MEQNLLLAFALTTFAGLSTGFGSFLAFFAKRESKLFLSTALGFSAGVMIYVSFAEMLPESLKLLEPVHGEPGAAWLMTAGFFGGIFFIGIIDRLVPEYENPHHVRSADEITSPPDPSKKKLHRMGIFAALAIAIHNFPEGMATFFATLHDPALGVAIAVAVALHNIPEGIAVAVPIYYATGSRMKAFWLSMLSGLAEPLGAVIGYLILRPYFSDTVFGLVFAGVAGIMVFISIDELFPAAKEYDQGHAPVYALIVGMAVMALSLLLLM, encoded by the coding sequence ATGGAACAGAATCTGTTGCTGGCCTTCGCTTTGACCACCTTTGCCGGACTGTCCACCGGGTTCGGCAGTTTTCTGGCCTTTTTCGCCAAACGGGAGAGCAAGCTCTTTCTGTCCACGGCCCTGGGATTTTCCGCCGGGGTGATGATCTACGTCTCCTTTGCGGAAATGCTACCGGAATCGCTGAAACTGCTGGAACCGGTCCATGGTGAGCCCGGGGCGGCCTGGCTGATGACCGCGGGGTTCTTTGGCGGAATTTTCTTCATCGGGATCATCGACCGTCTGGTCCCGGAATACGAGAATCCGCACCACGTGCGTTCAGCGGATGAAATCACGTCCCCGCCGGATCCCTCCAAAAAGAAGTTGCACAGGATGGGGATCTTCGCTGCCCTGGCCATTGCCATCCACAACTTTCCTGAAGGCATGGCCACCTTTTTCGCCACCCTGCACGATCCGGCCCTGGGCGTGGCTATTGCCGTGGCCGTGGCCCTGCACAACATCCCCGAAGGCATCGCCGTGGCCGTGCCCATCTACTATGCCACGGGCAGCCGGATGAAGGCCTTCTGGCTCTCCATGCTCTCCGGGCTGGCCGAGCCCTTGGGCGCGGTGATCGGCTATCTGATCCTGCGCCCGTACTTCTCGGACACCGTGTTCGGGCTGGTCTTCGCCGGGGTGGCCGGGATCATGGTCTTCATCTCCATCGACGAGCTGTTCCCAGCGGCCAAGGAGTACGACCAGGGCCACGCCCCGGTGTACGCCTTGATCGTCGGCATGGCGGTGATGGCATTGAGTTTGCTTTTGTTGATGTGA